CTTTATTCCCTTATAAAAGCAGTTTACAACCCATAGGGCCGTCGTCCTGCACGCTACTTGGCTGGTTCAGGCTCTCGCCCATTGACCAATATTCCTCACTGCTGCCTCCCGTAGGAGTTTGGACCGTGTCTCAGTTCCAATGTGGGGGACCTTCCTCTCAGAACCCCTACTGATCGTCGCCTTGGTGGGCCGTTACCCCGCCAACAAGCTAATCAGACGCATCCCCATCCATCACCGATAAATCTTTAATCCCATTCGGATGCCTTCGTGGGATATCATTGGGTATTAGTCTTACTTTCGCAAGGTTATCCCCAAGTGATGGGCAGGTTGGATACGCGTTACTCACCCGTGCGCCGGTCGACGCCCATCAAAAGCAAGCTTTCGATGTCGTTTCCCCTCGACTTGCATGTGTTAAGCCTGTAGCTAGCGTTCATCCTGAGCCAGGATCAAACTCTCCATTGTAAAATATCATTTTTACTTCTTGCCTCATTGCTGAAGCAATCGGTGTTTGTTGTCTGTACTTAGGACGAATATCCTTTTTCGTTTATTGAAGCTTAGTAAACCTGACTTGTCAATTTCTTGACGGTTCGTTTCTTTTACCCAGTCAACTTTCTTATTTCTAAGAAGTTAACCGCTTCTTGTACTACTTGTCTGTTTATGTAAAATCTTTCAAAGAACTCTTTCTTTTGTTGCTAAGAGGAATGCTTGATTTCTCAAAAGCGAGTGCAAAAGTACTAACTATTTTCCATTCCACCAAATATTTTGAGAAAAAAGTTTCAAAAATAGTATGATTTTAACATTTAATTACAATTTGACATTAAAACTGAAAGGAAACTCATTATAATATACATGCGCACTCACACACGAGCGTGCGGGCATACATACACATAGATGTGCACATATACAGGCACACATATACAGATTAAAGATATTCATAAATATATTACCCACATAGGTCCGCATATCATTTTATCAATATGAATGATATACATTACACTATGTGGGTAAATTATAGAAAGCCAGTTAGGCTAACATTTCAGATTACTTACTATTTTCTCCTCTCAGTTTTTTATCCCATGCCAAGAGTCGCTTGTATTCTTTCTTGGTCAACCTCATAAAACTACCATGCTGAGGAGCAGTTACACCCTTAATATCCACAGGATCAGAGAAATTACGAAGATATTTATCGGCCTTGCAAATACGATAATGCTTAGGACGGTCGCTATACTGAATATAAGCCACGCGCCATGTATCATCGCCAATCAACTGGAATGCACTGCTGCCTTCACACATTTTGTTTCCCTCGAAGCTAACGAAATCATCCTCTACTGGTGCGCCCCAACTATGAGTAAGATACTTACTTGTAGCGGTAAAGATGCCACGATGTCCACCCTCTTTCTTGATAAGCATGTGATAAAGTCCATCGCTCTTGAGGAAATTAATATCAGCATCAATAGTTGCATACCCCCAATCAAAGAGAATTCTCGGAGTAGTCAATTTCGTGAAACTCTTATCAGCATAGCTGTAATACATACGATCATACTTTTCCTCCGGGCGATTCAACATTGAATAATAAATCATGTAACCACCTCGCTCACCATTTTCCCAAACATAATTTGGATCCCAGAATATCTGAGGAGCCCAGACACGGTTGATAGTACTCCAATCCTTATAAGGAGACTGAGCAGTTGCCGCATCACAGAAATTCTGCATACCCTTACGATAATCGAAAGTAACACTTGTCCAATGAATCAGGTCATCACTTTTGAGCAAATCAATACCATAATTATCCCATTTATGACTCTTAGCCACACACATGTCGGTAGTAACCATCAGATAGCCCTTACCATCATGTGTACGAGTTATGTAAGCATCACGTGTACCACCCTCAATACGAGCATGTTCTTTAGAATTGAAAATAGCTTTTCCTTCATTGATATCCTGATAGTTGTATCCATCACGAGAAACGGCAAAAGCAGTATATTCCCCCTTATCACTCATGTGACAATAGAGATAACCATAATCACCCTTTTGTAGATTTTGTGCATTCATCGGCAATAAAGAGGCCAATAGCATCATGATTGTTGATAACTTTTTCTTCATTTTATTGTTAGTTTTATATGATTGATTGTAAATGTTTAAGTCTCAGTTGAATCTTTTAAGTGTATCTTTACACTTTGGTTGCAAAGATACGGCTTTTCATTGAAAGAACAAAGGAAACTCACAATTATTTTAATAAGTTTTTAAACTATGACGGAATGATTTTACTTCATTTTTTACAGATTCTCGACTTTTTGTCGTATCTTTGCAGAAGATAAGCTGCACTCGGCAATTTGAAAACAAATTTTCATTGCGCTCATTTGCATTATCTTTGCAAAAGATAAGCTGCATCTCAGCAAAATATTAATCATCATATAATAACAATAGAAAAATATGTTTAGTGGAATCGTAGAAGAAATGGCCACCGTTGTGGCTATCAAGCATGATCAGGAGAATATAGACTTTACTTTATCTTGTTCTTTTGTGGATGAACTCAGCATCGACCAGAGCGTGGCTCACAATGGAGTTTGTCTTACCGTAGTAGAAATCAAAGACGGAACTTATATGGTTACGGCTATGAAGGAAACGCTCGACCGCAGCAACTTAGGAATCCTCAAAGTGGGAGACAAGGTGAACGTGGAGCGTTCGATGATTATGAACGGGCGACTGGATGGACATATTGTACAGGGACACGTGGACGAAACCGCTAAATGTATCGCCACAAAAGATGCAGATGGTTCCACCTATTTCACCTTCGAATATGAACTCAATAAGGAAATGGCACGCAAGGGATATTTCACTGTTGACAAAGGCAGCGTAACGGTCAATGGCGTATCGCTCACCGTTTGCGAACCTACAGACAACACCTTCACTGTAGCCATCATCCCTTACACTCGTGAAAACACCAACTTCTGCAATATCGAAGTGGGAACTGTCGTAAATATCGAGTTCGACATCTTAGGCAAATACATCGCCCGCCTCAAGAGCTTTGAATAAAACTGATTTTTGTACTACACGAACAAGAAGAATAAAAAGTCAGAGTAATCAGGAAAAGTCAATTTTGCGTTGCCCAAATTGCGACCCTTAGTTTGGGCACTCATTGCCCACCTCGTGAGCAACAGTTGCTCGTCTCATGTTCATCGGTTCCCCATCACGTGATCCCCGAGGGACCGCTTAAAGAGCATAGCAGGAACTTGTGGATGGGTGAAAATAAACAAAGAAAAAGACAGGAAAGTCTATCCGTTCCGGTTAAACTTTCCTGTCTTTTCTTTTATCTTGACCGATTTTTATCTTGACCGTCTTTAGTCCTTTTATCAATTTACAGAGTCCTCTCTGATTTGAAAAGCTATCTTTTTCTTGCAAAAGACCCACTATTTTCGGATAACTTTTACCGCAAAAGCAGACACTACGATAAAGCAGACAAGCGGTACAAAGAAGCCTATCGCCATATTATTTTCTCCTATCATGCCCATCAACAACGGAGCAATCGCACCGCCTACAATACTCATAATGAGATAAGACGAACCACGTTTGGTGTTGCTGACACTGAGACCTTTGAGGGACAAGGCAAAAATAGTAGGAAACATCGTAGCCTCGCAGAGATAGGTGAGAATCAATGCCACCAAAGCAGGAACACCCGAACCGACTATCACAAATATCATACAGACAATACCGCCAATAGCACAATACAGCAGCACCTTTGCCGCAGCCATACGATTCATCAACCAGCTACCCGCCAATCTTCCCACGAAGAACAAGCCCATGCCTCCAAAAGACAAAATCAATGCTGCCACACGAGAAGAAATCGTAGGAACCTTCTCCGTCACATAATTGATAAAGAAACTGTTGATGCCCGTCTGACAGGCTACATAAAAGAACAAAGCTATCAGGCCGAATACGAAGACGGAAGACTGCCAAAGCGAAACTTCGCAATGACAATCCCTCTTATTCTCCCCCATCAGACCATTTTCCACCTTATTATATATAGGACTCTCAGAAAACTCTGAATTTCTCTCTGAAATCTCCATATTTTCCTCTGAAGCCTCCATATTTTCCTCTGAAGCCTCCTTGCAACACGCCGAAGCCTTTTTATCATCCCCAGATTCCACCTGAGCGTCAACAATTTCAGGCAGTTGGATTCGACTGAAGACAAATGCCACAATCAGGACGATCACACCTATCACCGCATACGGCAAAGCTACAGAACCACTATTGCCATCCTCACCGCTGAACACGACCAATCCTCCTACCAATGGACCGACAATCCATCCAAATCCATTGAGCGATTGGGCAAGATTGAGGCGAGAAGGAGCCGATTTTGCATCACCCAACACAGTGACATAGGGATTCGCAGCCGTTTCCAGACAAGTAAGTCCACAACCGATGATAAAAAGACACATCAGGAAAAACTCAAAAGACATCAGACGTTCACCCGGTATAAAGAGCAAAGCACCTATACCATAGAGTATCAGACCCGTGATGACTCCTACCTTATAGCCCCATTTACGGATAATACAACCGGCAGGAAGCGCCATGATGAAATAGCCGCCATACACCATCGCCTGCACCAAAGCCGAGCGCCACTTAGAGATAACAAGCGCATCCTGAAAATGCTTGTTGAGAATATCAAGGATGCTATGGGCAAATCCCCAAAAGAAGAACAAGGATGCCACAAGGGCAAATGGAAAAAGATATTTCTTATCTACCAATTTACTCATCGTACCAATTTCCTATTTTCTTCTAATTGTTAATGCAATAGCCTCAGGATGCTTTCCTGCAAACTCCTTCACATCATCGACCACGAGCACGAGATAGCC
This is a stretch of genomic DNA from Segatella hominis. It encodes these proteins:
- a CDS encoding riboflavin synthase, with translation MFSGIVEEMATVVAIKHDQENIDFTLSCSFVDELSIDQSVAHNGVCLTVVEIKDGTYMVTAMKETLDRSNLGILKVGDKVNVERSMIMNGRLDGHIVQGHVDETAKCIATKDADGSTYFTFEYELNKEMARKGYFTVDKGSVTVNGVSLTVCEPTDNTFTVAIIPYTRENTNFCNIEVGTVVNIEFDILGKYIARLKSFE
- a CDS encoding glycoside hydrolase family 43 protein; translation: MKKKLSTIMMLLASLLPMNAQNLQKGDYGYLYCHMSDKGEYTAFAVSRDGYNYQDINEGKAIFNSKEHARIEGGTRDAYITRTHDGKGYLMVTTDMCVAKSHKWDNYGIDLLKSDDLIHWTSVTFDYRKGMQNFCDAATAQSPYKDWSTINRVWAPQIFWDPNYVWENGERGGYMIYYSMLNRPEEKYDRMYYSYADKSFTKLTTPRILFDWGYATIDADINFLKSDGLYHMLIKKEGGHRGIFTATSKYLTHSWGAPVEDDFVSFEGNKMCEGSSAFQLIGDDTWRVAYIQYSDRPKHYRICKADKYLRNFSDPVDIKGVTAPQHGSFMRLTKKEYKRLLAWDKKLRGENSK
- a CDS encoding sugar MFS transporter, producing MSKLVDKKYLFPFALVASLFFFWGFAHSILDILNKHFQDALVISKWRSALVQAMVYGGYFIMALPAGCIIRKWGYKVGVITGLILYGIGALLFIPGERLMSFEFFLMCLFIIGCGLTCLETAANPYVTVLGDAKSAPSRLNLAQSLNGFGWIVGPLVGGLVVFSGEDGNSGSVALPYAVIGVIVLIVAFVFSRIQLPEIVDAQVESGDDKKASACCKEASEENMEASEENMEISERNSEFSESPIYNKVENGLMGENKRDCHCEVSLWQSSVFVFGLIALFFYVACQTGINSFFINYVTEKVPTISSRVAALILSFGGMGLFFVGRLAGSWLMNRMAAAKVLLYCAIGGIVCMIFVIVGSGVPALVALILTYLCEATMFPTIFALSLKGLSVSNTKRGSSYLIMSIVGGAIAPLLMGMIGENNMAIGFFVPLVCFIVVSAFAVKVIRK